The nucleotide sequence ACGGCCTTGTGTCAGTGGCCCGGACAGCCAGGCGCAGTCGCCCGGGGCCGCGGCCCGTGGACCGCCGTGCGCACCGGGGCCCTCACTCAGCTCACGGTGAACCCGCCGTACGCGCCGTCGTGGTGCACGAGCGGGGCACCCCCTCCCGTGCCTCGGCGGCGCGCACCTCGCCGACGACGAGAACATGGTCGCCGACCGGCTGCACCAGGACCGTGCGCGCGGTCAGCCATGCCGCGGTGCCCGCCAGGATGGGCACCCCCTGCTCCCCCGGTGCCCAGTCGGTGTCCGCGAAACGGTCCACGCCCCGGCGGGCGAAACGCGCCGCCAGTTCCTCCTGATGGCGCCCGAGTATGTGCACCGCGAAGAGTCCGGCGCCGCGCACCGCGGACGCCGACGAAGCCGTCGCCGACACGTAGAAGGACACAAGGGCGGGCTCCAGGCTCACGGCGGTGAACGACGTCGCGGTGAACCCGGCCGGACCGGGCACCGTGATGACCATCACGCCCGCCGCGTGCCTGCGAAGCGTGCGCCGCAGGACGTCGCCGCCTGCCGCGGGCGACGCGGGCGCGTCGATCACCGGGACGGTTGCGCGGCTGTCCTGGTCGCGGGTCGTGGGCATGCTGGTGCTCCTCTCGACGGTGTGCGGGGTCGCGGACGCAAGCGGTGGGTTCCCTCCGGCGGGCGGGGCGTGACGGAAGTGGCGTCGGACGTGGACCGGCGTCCGCGCGGCGGAGGCGCCGTGACTTCGTCCGGGTACGGACTCCCGTGCGGTGGCCGGGAGTTCGCGGACGGCGGGGCGGTCACGAGGACGGTTCCTCGACGGTCAGTACGCGCGGTTGCCCCGGCCCGCCGCGCAGGCGCTCCAGCCACTGGACGATCTGTGCCGCCACGCTGCGGTGCGCCGCGTCGTTGAGCACGTCGTGTCGCCCGTCCGAGACGGCGACGAGGGTGGTACGGGCCGAGGAGGCGGCGAGGTCGCGGATCTTGGTGATCGGCGCGACGGGGTCCGCCTCGCCGTGGAGTACCAGGACGGGCAGTTCTCCGCTGATCAACACCTCTTTCACGGAGGGGAGTTCGTCCGGTGCGGCCGCCGCCAGCGCGCCCCGGGCGAAGTCGGGGTCGGAGGCGAGCACGCCCCGGTGCGCGGGGCAGGCGGTGCGTGCCGCGAGTTCGTCCTCCCAGTCGAGCGGCGCCGACCGGGCCGTGTCCGCCACCGGCAGCCCGACGAGGATGAGCCCCGCGGGCCGCACGCCGTCGCGTGCGACGGCGCCTGCGGCGTACAGGGCGCCGACGTCGGACCCGCCCAGCGCCACGGGGGCGGGGTA is from Yinghuangia sp. ASG 101 and encodes:
- a CDS encoding flavin reductase family protein, producing MPTTRDQDSRATVPVIDAPASPAAGGDVLRRTLRRHAAGVMVITVPGPAGFTATSFTAVSLEPALVSFYVSATASSASAVRGAGLFAVHILGRHQEELAARFARRGVDRFADTDWAPGEQGVPILAGTAAWLTARTVLVQPVGDHVLVVGEVRAAEAREGVPRSCTTTARTAGSP
- a CDS encoding alpha/beta hydrolase; amino-acid sequence: MSAAASASETVRPGTVWTPAEDAAVRGTLVFVPGRGETAGVYARFGRRLAADGYVVHVPEITADTEPASVAAAFAEAATRYPAPVALGGSDVGALYAAGAVARDGVRPAGLILVGLPVADTARSAPLDWEDELAARTACPAHRGVLASDPDFARGALAAAAPDELPSVKEVLISGELPVLVLHGEADPVAPITKIRDLAASSARTTLVAVSDGRHDVLNDAAHRSVAAQIVQWLERLRGGPGQPRVLTVEEPSS